In Scatophagus argus isolate fScaArg1 chromosome 14, fScaArg1.pri, whole genome shotgun sequence, the following proteins share a genomic window:
- the cenpe gene encoding centromere-associated protein E isoform X4, translated as MTEESAVKVCVRVRPLIAREESAAAENTEPVQLFWKADKRSIHLIDDGTSTKNFSFDRVFTAEETTSQLYQDIAKPLVVSSVEGYNGTIFAYGQTSSGKTFTMMGGDHIPGVIPLAVEDVFQTIKNCPKKEFLLRVSYMEIYNETVTDLLVDSWKRKPLEVRETINKNIYVADLTEELVTSPAQALAWIRKGEKNRHYGKTKMNQRSSRSHTIFRMILESRERSDPASGENADGAIIVSHLNLVDLAGSERASQTGAEGTRFKEGCNINRSLFTLGQVIKKLTDEGQKGFTNYRDSKLTRILQNSLGGNAKTVIICTITPVTLDETLSTLQFASTAKKMKNDPHVTEVSDDGALLKRYRNEIVDLKRRLHEVSSVTQTTATEKEVLSQLLQEKDQLQREQEDRIRNLTKLLVTSSNPVPVQKMPKRRVTWGGKMLRLARPSACGGGSSDLSFAEPLTRKRKADRSCLMELGEDDEDFDSHWEIPDEPSDEMDMSQSSVTVRSFEDSPKDYLYPDRMRELSGKVSTLELQLEMESKQKEEAMTKVETLDGRMAELEVQLQMEAQQKQEALEKIQTAEQKAAELQLQLQTEAQQKQEATEKGDMLEIRIADLERQLEEQGHTQNKADEQMRREFAETIQLCETLAAEKDMVVGERDYLKQELGMFIEQISSLEKENAALSQELDEKRETDEFKSLEEEFRKEHENELQNEISSLKKAVESSELQHLELQNKLETLSEELKKKSDFAEELQNMSGKDLVQEVAKLRRSLDDAEGLSRDTKKDWAVLRSQNITLEEKVVTLTASHEKMDAEVNSLRFQLETEKSRYKKMQSDLQKELNVVFDENTKLTTLLDGKVPKNLIDGVELERTVANLNKELTASREAEGALRAQLEDRMETLQAEMWTLTEKLQSAEAERDKLLCEKEASGQTSTEEAEKLLSRVTSLSEERDELQEALEALRQEKQQLRAQLEDRMEMAQCELQQQLSSEPQSLKEEQEAQRLLQIQQLEEHLEKSKEELNQLKSDLQENVELMIENQEELRVSQENIRVLQDEITTLRSQKAELEGRLSRGGDAETTIQTQELQNQIQTLTEEFERVRAERDGLMSDRKADAQTHGEQVEKLLSRVTSLSEERDELLETLEALRQEKQQLRAQLEDRMETLQAEMWTLTEKLQSAEAERDKLLCEKEASGQTSTEEAEKLLSRVTSLGQERDELQEALEALRQEKQQLRAQLEDRMEMISAIQQKASEQEKLNVQQQAEREEQETKLQQEMQQLEQQLQTYREKQTRAEAEAETSQQLLSDANTSISALREQLSSLSQSTSGVKGVASSRLQDSTGQLQEGLRKFQQFVDTCSKYKSSVLDKALKGEKHTYLTSLPKATMNAYSSVCQLGLQTVQSLGNIVEHLQVQAQVYRNLFGELVKKDLAVFEERRLQDVLLCRAQASSYSVKDEDFQTLWEHRLTELLDKRQLYLQKMVSISEKLWANMAHFPSELSAEVGEREKFKEQLQAAFTTQPINFTRLDGILSRELERRSAVIRSWKTTLQGNTDDHNGLCQELKLLEAQADSQLREERSKSSTLLRGLEGAPVKKELSLLKDNQQLVLKLQQSEEQVRALRAQNGQLEEAQIKANSRVSNQKQATQLLQTELQDSRAQVQEREDTIQTLRSKLRESEKNASPSTVELEKLRTKLFKVEVELSSASDKHQQEIQRMTTLLNEKEESLRKLKETLRKSQQHGEESFLQGEDLHARLTNPRGLLIKSSVVLEKTKLEEEVQQLQMKIIELESLVSSQQAEISKWKNRAIKLKVKNKAEVDKPSSPCTPTKRGLPMTSDSSNFLNSPKKFVVTPKKALGSPRKLQDSPKVSLLDSPKSRFFDMGGTSEMLSRTCPKQFFDNSSLGTIPEVSHVPDTPDAEKDAAVGADRKDEWWPQSPKQDEMCKTQ; from the exons atgacagaagagtcggctgttaaagtgtgtgttcgAGTCCGTCCTCTTATTGCGAG GGAAGAAAGTGCTGCAGCGGAGAATACAGAGCCTGTCCAGCTGTTTTGGAAAGCTGATAAGAGATCGATACATCTGATCGATGATGGGACTTCCACCAAGAACTTCAGTTTCG ACCGAGTGTTCACTGCTGAGGAAACGACCAGTCAGCTGTATCAGGACATTGCAAAGCCTCTGGTTGTGTCCTCTGTTGAAGGATACAATG GAACCATTTTTGCTTACGGGCAGACTTCTTCTGGAAAGACGTTCACCATGATGGGGGGTGATCACATTCCTGGAGTGATACCACTGGCTGTGGAAGATGTTTtccaaacaattaaaaat TGTCCAAAGAAGGAGTTTCTTCTCAGGGTTTCTTACATGGAAATCTACAACGAAACTGTGACCGATCTGCTCGTCGACAGCTGGAAGAGAAAACCCCTGGAAGTTCGAGAGACAATCAAT AAAAACATCTATGTGGCTGACCTGACCGAGGAACTGGTAACATCTCCTGCACAAGCTCTGGCCTGGATTCGGAAAGGAGAAA AGAACCGCCACTATGGAAAGACCAAAATGAACCAGCGGAGCAGCCGCTCGCACACCATTTTCCGAATG ATCCTGGAAAGCAGAGAAAGGAGCGACCCAGCATCAGGTGAAAACGCTGATGGAGCCATTATTGTGTCTCACCTG AATTTAGTTGATCTCGCTGGATCTGAGAGAGCAAGTCAAACAGGGGCTGAAG GCACACGATTCAAAGAAGGCTGCAATATCAATCGTAGCCTGTTCACACTCGGCCAAGTGATCAAGAAACTGACTGATGAAGGCCAGAA gGGTTTCACCAACTACAGAGACAGTAAGCTCACTCGCATCCTGCAGAACTCCTTGGGTGGCAACGCTAAAACAGTAATCATCTGCACCATCACTCCTGTCACTCTAGATGAGACCCTCAGCACTCTGCAG TTTGCCAGtactgcaaagaaaatgaagaacGACCCTCACGTGACAGAGGTGTCTGACGACGGGGCTCTGCTCAAAAGGTATCGAAATGAAATCGTAGACCTCAAGCGACGGCTTCACGAG GTTTCTTCAGTCACGCAGACCACAGCGACGGAGAAGGAGGTTCTTTCCCAGCTGCTTCAAGAAAAAGATCAGCTCCAGCGAGAACAGGAGGACAGGATCAGAAACCTGACCAAACTGCTCGTCACCAGCTCCAACCCGGTTCCTGTTCAAAAG ATGCCCAAACGTAGGGTTACGTGGGGAGGAAAGATGCTCAGACTCGCCCGTCCGTCTGCCTGTGGTGGTGGTTCATCTGACCTCAGCTTTGCAGAACCTTTGACTCGAAAGAGGAAGGCAGACCGCTCCTGTCTGATGGAGCTCGGTGAAG ATGATGAGGACTTTGACTCTCACTGGGAGATTCCTGATGAGCCATCGGATGAAATGGACATGAGCCAGAGCTCCGTGACTGTTCGAAGCTTTGAAGACAG tcCCAAAGACTATCTGTATCCAGATCGGATGCGTGAGCTTTCAGGGAAAGTTTCCACTCttgagctgcagctggaaatgGAGAgtaaacagaaagaggaggccaTGACAAAAGTGGAAACATTAGATGGCAGAATGGCAGAGCTGGAAGTGCAGCTGCAAATGGAGGCCCAGCAGAAACAGGAGGCCTTGGAGAAAATACAGACGGCAGAGCAGAAGgcagctgagctgcagctgcagctgcaaacaGAAGCCCAGCAGAAACAGGAGGCCACAGAAAAGGGGGACATGCTGGAGATCCGAATTGCAGACCTGGAGagacagctggaggagcagggcCACACTCAGAACAAAGCCGatgaacag ATGAGAAGAGAGTTTGCAGAGACCATCCAGCTGTGTGAAACTCTGGCTGCAGAGAAG GACATGGTGGTTGGCGAGCGAGACTACCTGAAGCAGGAGCTGGGCATGTTCATCGAGCAGATCTCAAGTCTGGAGAAAGAGAACGCTGCTCTGTCGCAGGAGCTGGACGAGAAGAGGGAGACGGACGAGTTCAAGTCTCTGGAGGAGGAGTTCAGGAAGGAGCACGAG AACGAgttgcaaaatgaaatatcaagCCTGAAGAAGGCTGTCGAGTCCTCTGAGCTCCAGCACCTGGAGCTTCAG AACAAACTAGAAACCCTGtctgaggagctgaagaagaaaagtgaTTTTGCAGAGGAGCTTCAGAatatg AGCGGTAAGGACTTGGTGCAAGAGGTGGCGAAGCTTCGTCGCTCTCTGGATGATGCTGAGGGGCTCAGCAGAGACACCAAGAAGGACTGGGCTGTGCTGCGCAGTCAGAACATCACGCTGGAAGAGAAAGTC GTGACTCTGACTGCCAGCCATGAGAAGATGGACGCTGAGGTGAACAGCCTGCGTTTTCAGCTCGAGACGGAGAAGTCGCGCTATAAAAAGATGCAGAGCGATCTGCAAAAGGAGCTGAACGTTGTGTTCGATGAGAACACCAAGCTCACAACTCTGCTGGATGGGAAAGTCCCAAAAA ACCTGATAGACGGCGTGGAGCTCGAGAGAACAGTGGCTAACCTGAACAAGGAGCTGACGGCATCTCGTGAAGCAGAAGGAGCCCTCAGAGCCCAGCTGGAG GACAGGATGGAGACACTACAGGCTGAG ATGTGGACTCTCACTGAGAAACTCCAGAGTgctgaagcagagagagacaaactgctgtgtgaGAAGGAAGCCAGCGGTCAGACCTCCACGGAGGAGGCGGAGAAGCTGCTGTCCAGGGTGACGTCTCTCAGCGAGGAGAGAGACGAGCTGCAGGAGGCGCTGGAGGCGCTGAggcaggagaagcagcagctcagagccCAGCTGGAGGACAGGATGGAGATG GCGCAGTGTGAgttacagcagcagctcagctctgaGCCGCAGTCGCTGAAAGAAGAACAAGAGGCTCAACGACTTCTGCAG ATCCAACAGCTGGAGGAGCATCTGGAGAAATCAAAAGAGGAGTTGAACCAGTTGAAGTCTGACCTTCAAGAAAATGTAGAACTG ATGATTGAGAACCAAGAGGAGCTGCGTGTGTCTCAGGAGAACATCAGAGTTCTGCAAGATGAGATCACCACGCTGAGGAGCCAAAAGGCAGAGCTGGAgggcaggctgagcagaggggGTGATGCAGAGACTACCATCCAGACACAGGAGCTCCAAAACCAG ATTCAGACGCTGACCGAGGAGTTCGAGAGAGTGCGAGCAGAGCGAGACGGTCTGATGTCCGACAGGAAGGCCGACGCTCAGACACACGGCGAGCAG gtggagaagctGCTGTCCAGGGTGACGTCTCTCAGCGAGGAGAGAGACGAGCTGCTGGAGACGCTGGAGGCGCTGAggcaggagaagcagcagctcagagccCAGCTGGAGGACAGGATGGAGACACTACAGGCTGAG ATGTGGACTCTCACTGAGAAACTCCAGAGTGCTgaagcagaaagagacaaactgctgtgtgaGAAGGAGGCCAGCGGTCAGACCTCCACGGAGGAGGCGGAGAAGCTGCTGTCCAGGGTGACGTCTCTCGGCCAGGAGAGAGACGAGCTGCAGGAGGCGCTGGAGGCGCTGAggcaggagaagcagcagctcagagcgCAGCTGGAGGACAGGATGGAGATG ATCTCAGCCATCCAGCAAAAGGCGAGCGAGCAGGAGAAGCTGAatgtgcagcagcaggctgagagAGAAGAGCAAGAGACCAAGCTGCAACAGGAA ATGCAGCAGCTCGAACAGCAGCTTCAAACGTACAGAGAGAAGCAAACTCGTGCTGAGGCTGAAGCCGAAACCTCACAGCAG ttgctCAGTGATGCCAACACATCCATTTCAGCACTGCGAGAGCAGCTCAGCAGTTTGAGTCAAAGCACCAGTGGAGTCAAAGGGGTGGCGTCGTCACGGCTGCAGGACTCAACTGGGCAGCTTCAG GAGGGCCTCAGAAAATTCCAGCAGTTTGTAGACACTTGTTCCAAGTACAAGTCATCAGTTCTGGACAAGGCCCTAAAGGGGGAGAAGCACACGTATCTGACCTCTCTGCCTAAAGCCACCATGAACGCCTAcagctctgtctgtcagctgggACTGCAGACTGTTCAGAGTCTGGGCAACATCGTg GAGCACCTACAGGTGCAAGCACAGGTCTACAGGAATCTGTTTGGGGAGCTGGTGAAGAAAGACTTGGCTGTTTTTGAGGAGAGGCGTCTGCAGGACGTCCTGCTGTGCAGAGCTCAGGCATCCAGCTACTCTGTGAAAGATGAGGACTTCCAAACCCTGTGGGAACACAGACTGACTGAACTGCTGGACAAGAGGCAGCTCTACCTGCAG AAAATGGTCAGCATCTCGGAGAAGCTCTGGGCCAACATGGCTCATTTCCCCAGCGAGCTGTCGGCCGAGGtcggagagagggagaagttcaaggagcagctgcaggctgcGTTCACCACCCAGCCCATCAATTTCACGAGGCTGGACGGCATCCTGAGCCGCGAGCTGGAGCGCAGATCCGCAGTGATACGCAGCTGGAAGACGACTCTGCAG GGCAACACCGATGACCACAATGGTCTGTGTCaagagctgaagctgctggaggCTCAGGCTGATTCTCagctcagagaggagagaagcaaGAGTTCCACCCTGCTGCGAGGGCTGGAGGGAGCTCCCGTGAAGAAAGAGCTCTCGCTGCTGAAGGACAACCAGCAGCTTGTTCTCAAGCTCCAGCAGAGTGAAGAACAAGTCAGA GCTCTGCGTGCACAAAACgggcagctggaggaggctcAGATCAAAGCCAACAGCAGGGTGTCCAACCAGAAGCAGGCCACCCAGCTCCTGCAGACCGAGCTGCAGGACAGCCGAGCGCAGGTCCAGGAGAGAGAAGATACGATCCAAACCCTCAGGAGCAAACTGCGAGAGTCTGAG AAAAATGCGTCACCCAGCACTGTTGAGCTGGAAAAACTCCGGACTAAACTGTTCAAAGTGGAGGTGGAGTTGAGCTCAGCATCTGATAAACACCAACAGGA GATCCAGAGGATGACCACACTGCTGAACGAAAAGGAGGAGTCGCTAAGGAAGCTGAAGGAGACCTTGAGGAAGTCGCAGCAGCACGGCGAGGAGTCAT TCCTGCAGGGTGAGGACCTTCATGCCAGACTGACCAACCCCAGAGGTTTACTGATCAAGAGCAGCGTTGTGCTGGAGAAGACCAAACTGGAGGAGGAAGTCCAACAGCTTCAGATGAAAATAATCGAGTTGGAAAG CTTGGTGTCCAGTCAGCAGGCCGAGATCAGCAAGTGGAAGAACAGAGCCATCAAGCTGAAGGTGAAGAACAAGGCCGAGGTGGACAAGCCTTCGTCGCCCTGCACTCCGACCAAAAGGGGCCTTCCCATGACCTCAGACTCCTCCAACTTCCTTAACTCACCCAAGAAGTTCGTGGTTACACCCAAGAAGGCCCTGGGCTCCCCCAGAAAGCTGCAGGACTCTCCAAAGGTCTCGTTGCTCGACTCCCCAAAAAGCAGATTCTTTGATATGGGTGGAACCTCAGAGATGCTGTCCAGAACCTGTCCCAAGCAGTTCTTTGATAACTCCAGTCTCGGAACCATTCCAG AGGTGTCCCATGTTCCTGATACACCAGATGCAGAGAAGG ATGCAGCAGTGGGTGCGGACAGAAAGGACGAGTGGTGGCCTCAGTCTCCAAAGCAAGACGAGATGTGTAAAACCCAGTGA